A genomic segment from Tessaracoccus defluvii encodes:
- a CDS encoding DEAD/DEAH box helicase — MATVGDIMATFDAAGSQSGRGTKFEDLMVDYFRLDPTLAARYTKVSRWGDWQHRGTSPDVGIDLVAQDRETGDWTAIQCKFYAPHHYLAKEDIDSFFTASGKKWDGVAFANRIIISTTDKWSSHAESALENQTIPVQRIGLADIAESPIDWAFADAKNPLEVNLSRAAKFTTRPHQDKAIAAIRDGFAQGARGQWISACGTGKTFTSLKLAEQMAVAAGGSLRVLFLAPSIQLVAQTLREWTAQSQADLRAFVVCSDTKASRAAEDISPHDIPLPATTDPAELKDRLATAKRAQGLSVVFSTYQSIDVVAQAQKLGAPEFDLILCDEAHRTTGVTLAGEDESAFVRVHDNAFLKGAKRLYMTATPRLFGDAVVAKAEDHSAMLTSMDDLATFGPVFHRLGFGEAVEQELLTDYKVMVLVVSEDQMAAPVQSMMADDNLEIPLDDAAKILGCWNTLAKRTHAGDLSPAFPPGAAPMQRAVAFLENIKSSKRVAEAFELVVEATGGADATAHLNCEAHHVDGTMNALVRAEELAWLKAPVPERHCRILTNARCLSEGVDVPGLDAVMFLSPRNSAVDVVQSVGRVMRKAPGKEYGYIILPVAVPVGVDPADALRDNKRFKVVWDVLNALRAHDDRFEAVIQSINLNAGSDPSGRFIIDTPELGDGNAPGTDSKAVQLPLFQLEQWRDAIYSRIVDRVGTREYWDRWAADVATMSGAQIARINAILANSSSEVTDAFDAFLHGLRANLNDSITRDDAISMLSQHLITAPVFDALFGGSGFAASNPVSIGMQAMLDVLEGQGLESETEHLVRFYDSVRTRAAQVTDAAGRQTVIHDLYEKFFKNAFPKQAEALGIVYTPVEVVDFMLRAVDELSRRHFGQGLTDEGVTILDPFTGTGTFIVRLLESGLIRPEDLARKYATEMLCNEIMLLAYYIACVNIEATYESVTGTSHYVPFPGATLTDTFQISEHGDRSDTSLLPANNERITKQLATDITVIIGNPPYSVGQASANDNNANLGYPTLDSRIRHTYAERSPATNKNSLYDSYIRAHRWATDRLGQRGIMAFVSNGGWIDGNTAEGMRLTLQEEFSHLWIFNLRGNQQGDWKRNGGKIFGEGSQVTVAITLGVKDPAHIGPATIHYRDIGDYLDRTTKLDILTTATLHDDAWNELQPNNHGDWLNQRDDTFSEFTPISEIFRSSSAGVQTNRDAWCYNFDTAAVESNMRRMIDTYNSQASKRLTSEADLLDDPRQIKWSSSLKPRALRGEQHSFTGVTRRALYRPFTMQALYFDDVFNHRPGKNRQYFPTQGTPNAGFYTLAPGSPKQFGVIATDLLPDLAMYGSNSGQFFPRWTYEPAAKRAESDGLFDLDEGDVFDGWRRIDNVTDNALRQYREAFGPKVTKDDIFHYVYGILHSPQYRERFEADLKKMLPRIPLAATSDDFLAFAAAGQQLMDLHINYETVEPYPLEELVTPAAGLDEYALFAVTDKKMKYAPNTDKSTLIYNPHVTLRGIPDEAHAYQLGSRSALGWIIDRYYIKTDKESGIVNDPNAWSRGQGDPRCIVDLIKRVVRVSVETVRIVDALPGLTWGNTLDTDKVSSVIRREV; from the coding sequence ATGGCCACGGTAGGCGACATCATGGCGACGTTTGATGCTGCAGGCTCGCAGTCAGGCCGCGGCACCAAGTTCGAAGATCTGATGGTCGACTACTTCCGCCTGGATCCGACGCTGGCGGCCCGCTACACCAAGGTTTCGCGCTGGGGTGACTGGCAGCATCGCGGCACGTCGCCGGACGTCGGCATCGATCTGGTGGCCCAGGACCGAGAGACCGGTGACTGGACGGCCATCCAGTGCAAGTTCTACGCCCCGCACCATTACCTGGCCAAGGAGGACATCGATTCGTTCTTCACCGCGTCGGGAAAGAAGTGGGACGGTGTTGCCTTCGCGAACCGCATCATCATCTCGACCACGGACAAGTGGTCCAGCCATGCGGAGTCCGCGCTCGAGAACCAGACCATCCCGGTGCAGCGGATCGGTCTGGCCGACATCGCCGAGTCGCCCATCGACTGGGCCTTCGCCGACGCGAAGAATCCACTGGAGGTGAACCTCTCCCGGGCAGCGAAGTTCACGACCCGGCCCCATCAGGACAAGGCGATCGCCGCCATCCGCGACGGCTTCGCCCAGGGCGCGCGGGGACAGTGGATCTCGGCGTGTGGCACGGGCAAGACCTTCACCTCGCTGAAGCTGGCCGAGCAGATGGCGGTGGCGGCAGGCGGCTCACTGCGCGTGCTCTTCCTCGCCCCGTCGATCCAACTCGTCGCCCAGACGCTGCGTGAGTGGACCGCACAGAGCCAAGCGGATCTGCGTGCATTCGTCGTCTGCTCCGACACCAAGGCATCCAGGGCCGCCGAGGACATCTCGCCCCACGACATTCCACTGCCTGCCACCACGGATCCGGCGGAGCTGAAGGACCGACTGGCAACAGCCAAGCGGGCCCAGGGGCTCTCTGTGGTGTTCTCCACCTACCAGTCGATCGACGTCGTCGCCCAGGCGCAGAAGCTCGGCGCGCCGGAGTTCGATCTCATCCTGTGTGACGAGGCCCACCGCACCACAGGGGTGACCCTCGCTGGCGAAGACGAGTCGGCGTTCGTCCGCGTCCACGACAACGCGTTCCTCAAGGGAGCAAAGCGCCTCTACATGACCGCGACACCGCGCCTGTTCGGCGATGCGGTGGTGGCGAAGGCGGAGGATCACTCGGCGATGCTGACGTCCATGGATGATCTGGCCACGTTCGGACCCGTCTTCCACCGCCTCGGCTTCGGTGAGGCCGTCGAGCAGGAACTGCTGACCGACTACAAGGTGATGGTTCTCGTCGTCTCCGAGGACCAGATGGCCGCCCCCGTCCAATCGATGATGGCCGACGACAACCTCGAGATCCCCCTGGATGATGCGGCAAAGATCCTGGGCTGCTGGAACACGCTGGCCAAGCGCACCCACGCGGGAGACCTGAGCCCCGCCTTCCCACCCGGCGCGGCTCCAATGCAGCGTGCGGTCGCGTTCCTGGAGAACATCAAGAGCTCCAAGCGTGTGGCTGAGGCGTTCGAGTTGGTCGTCGAAGCAACCGGCGGCGCGGACGCGACGGCGCACCTCAACTGCGAGGCGCATCACGTCGACGGCACCATGAACGCGCTGGTCCGCGCCGAGGAACTCGCCTGGCTGAAGGCTCCGGTCCCGGAGCGGCACTGCCGCATCCTGACTAACGCCCGCTGCCTGTCCGAGGGCGTCGACGTTCCCGGGCTCGACGCGGTGATGTTCCTCTCACCCCGGAACTCTGCCGTCGACGTTGTCCAGTCTGTGGGTCGAGTGATGCGCAAGGCCCCCGGGAAGGAGTACGGCTACATCATCCTTCCCGTGGCGGTCCCAGTGGGCGTCGACCCCGCCGACGCGCTGCGTGACAACAAACGCTTCAAGGTCGTCTGGGACGTCCTCAACGCGCTGCGCGCCCACGACGACCGCTTCGAGGCAGTCATCCAGTCCATCAACCTCAACGCCGGCAGTGACCCCTCGGGCCGGTTCATCATCGACACCCCCGAGCTCGGCGACGGCAACGCCCCTGGCACCGATTCGAAGGCCGTGCAGCTGCCGCTGTTCCAGTTGGAGCAGTGGCGCGACGCGATCTACTCCCGCATCGTCGACCGGGTCGGCACCCGCGAGTACTGGGACAGGTGGGCCGCCGACGTCGCCACCATGTCGGGCGCCCAGATCGCCCGCATCAATGCGATCCTCGCCAACTCCAGTTCCGAGGTCACCGACGCGTTCGACGCGTTCCTCCACGGGCTGCGCGCCAACCTCAACGACTCCATCACCCGCGACGACGCCATCTCCATGCTGTCGCAGCATCTGATCACCGCACCTGTCTTCGACGCCCTGTTCGGCGGGTCCGGGTTCGCAGCCTCCAACCCTGTCTCCATCGGCATGCAGGCCATGCTCGACGTCCTCGAGGGCCAAGGTCTCGAGAGCGAGACCGAGCACCTCGTCCGGTTCTACGATTCGGTCCGGACAAGGGCAGCCCAGGTCACCGACGCGGCCGGCAGGCAGACCGTCATCCACGACCTGTACGAGAAGTTCTTCAAGAACGCCTTCCCGAAGCAGGCCGAAGCACTCGGCATCGTCTACACGCCCGTCGAGGTCGTCGACTTCATGCTGCGTGCCGTCGACGAGCTGAGCCGCCGCCACTTCGGCCAAGGACTCACCGATGAGGGCGTCACGATCCTCGACCCGTTCACCGGCACCGGCACCTTCATCGTCCGACTCCTCGAATCCGGCCTCATCCGCCCCGAGGATCTGGCCCGGAAATACGCCACCGAGATGCTGTGCAACGAGATCATGCTGCTGGCCTACTACATCGCCTGCGTCAACATCGAAGCCACCTACGAGTCCGTCACCGGCACCAGCCACTACGTCCCGTTCCCCGGCGCAACGCTGACCGACACCTTCCAGATCAGCGAGCACGGCGACCGATCAGACACCAGCCTGCTACCCGCCAACAACGAACGCATCACCAAACAGCTCGCCACCGACATCACCGTCATCATCGGTAACCCGCCATACTCCGTCGGGCAGGCCAGCGCCAACGACAACAACGCCAACCTGGGCTATCCCACCCTCGACAGCCGAATCCGACACACCTACGCCGAGCGTTCCCCCGCAACCAACAAGAACAGCCTCTACGACTCCTACATCCGTGCCCACCGCTGGGCCACCGACCGCCTCGGCCAACGCGGCATCATGGCCTTCGTCTCCAACGGCGGCTGGATCGACGGGAACACGGCCGAGGGCATGCGCCTCACCCTGCAAGAAGAGTTCAGCCACCTCTGGATCTTCAACCTCCGCGGCAACCAACAAGGTGACTGGAAGCGAAATGGAGGCAAGATCTTCGGAGAAGGAAGCCAAGTCACTGTCGCGATCACGCTGGGCGTCAAGGACCCCGCCCACATCGGCCCCGCCACCATCCACTACCGAGACATCGGCGACTACCTCGACCGCACCACCAAACTCGACATCCTCACCACCGCCACCCTCCACGACGACGCCTGGAACGAACTGCAACCCAACAACCACGGCGACTGGCTGAACCAGCGCGACGATACTTTCAGCGAGTTCACCCCGATCAGCGAGATCTTCCGAAGCTCTTCCGCAGGGGTGCAAACCAACCGCGATGCCTGGTGCTACAACTTCGACACAGCCGCCGTCGAGAGCAACATGCGCCGCATGATCGACACCTACAACTCCCAAGCATCCAAGCGACTCACCTCGGAAGCCGACCTGCTAGACGACCCACGCCAGATCAAGTGGTCAAGCAGCCTCAAGCCACGGGCACTGCGAGGCGAGCAGCATTCCTTCACGGGAGTGACGCGTCGAGCTCTCTACCGACCCTTCACCATGCAGGCGCTCTACTTCGATGACGTGTTCAACCATCGTCCGGGCAAGAACCGCCAGTACTTCCCCACCCAAGGAACCCCCAACGCCGGCTTCTATACGCTAGCACCGGGCTCACCGAAGCAGTTCGGCGTTATCGCGACAGATCTACTCCCAGACCTCGCGATGTACGGATCGAACAGTGGTCAGTTCTTCCCCCGCTGGACCTATGAACCAGCGGCGAAGCGAGCGGAAAGCGATGGGCTGTTCGATCTTGACGAAGGCGATGTTTTCGACGGCTGGCGCCGCATCGACAATGTCACTGACAACGCCCTGCGGCAGTACCGCGAAGCCTTCGGACCCAAGGTCACCAAGGACGACATCTTCCACTACGTCTACGGCATCCTCCACTCTCCGCAGTACCGGGAACGCTTCGAAGCCGACCTGAAGAAGATGCTGCCCCGCATCCCGCTGGCCGCCACCTCCGACGACTTCCTCGCCTTCGCGGCAGCCGGCCAACAACTCATGGACTTGCACATCAACTACGAGACGGTCGAGCCCTACCCACTCGAGGAACTGGTGACACCGGCCGCAGGCCTAGACGAGTACGCACTGTTCGCCGTCACCGACAAGAAGATGAAGTACGCGCCGAATACCGACAAGTCCACCCTCATATACAACCCGCACGTCACACTACGCGGCATCCCCGACGAGGCCCACGCCTACCAGCTCGGCTCCCGCTCAGCCCTGGGATGGATCATCGACCGTTACTACATCAAGACCGACAAGGAATCCGGCATCGTCAACGACCCAAACGCCTGGTCGCGGGGACAGGGCGATCCGCGGTGCATCGTCGACCTGATCAAGCGCGTGGTGCGGGTCTCCGTCGAGACGGTGCGAATCGTCGACGCACTGCCTGGGCTTACTTGGGGTAATACCCTGGATACTGACAAGGTGTCATCGGTGATCAGAAGAGAGGTGTGA
- a CDS encoding AbiH family protein: protein MGHTDYTQSFDSVAVQRNVMAFVGNGFDIQALHDYGARVDTRYEHFYDFLARRHFDPSNIIMQEMRELKDAGAADWSDVEGAVSRLLNGPKVARAEELIEALRQLQGQFSEFLDAVVPSSILTELGADSARHKWAMESLLMFLYDLSPEQYRVSAFPTGENLELYNFLFVNFNYTPLLDDFIHLDQIQFDRLSRRTVDRNCDFHNNPRGVEPHEIKPKDLSSSYLMADVIHPHGQQSVPRSLLFGIDEPVDRRGNQDPRLRLAKPFWAQNRARYAHLFEDTALFIIFGCSLGGVDRWWWDAIAASLGQQRDRHKVAREECRALSHESCTYTPELIIYWYNGGSTPLTEEEVRAKFFEGAGCLDDSKALIHVILYDDRTERVWLRTTAQRPTALAPVS, encoded by the coding sequence ATGGGACACACGGACTACACCCAGTCGTTCGATAGCGTTGCTGTCCAGCGCAACGTGATGGCATTTGTCGGTAACGGGTTCGACATCCAGGCTCTCCATGACTACGGGGCCAGGGTCGATACCCGCTACGAGCACTTCTATGACTTCCTCGCAAGACGTCACTTCGACCCGAGCAACATCATCATGCAAGAGATGAGGGAGCTCAAGGACGCCGGCGCGGCAGACTGGAGCGATGTTGAGGGAGCTGTTTCCCGCCTACTCAATGGGCCCAAGGTGGCGAGGGCAGAGGAGCTCATCGAGGCTCTAAGGCAGCTTCAAGGCCAGTTCTCTGAGTTCCTCGACGCGGTGGTGCCCAGTTCCATCCTCACCGAACTGGGGGCAGACTCCGCGCGGCACAAGTGGGCGATGGAGTCGCTCCTGATGTTCCTGTACGACCTCTCTCCGGAACAGTACCGCGTGAGCGCGTTTCCAACGGGAGAGAATTTGGAACTCTACAACTTCCTTTTCGTCAATTTCAACTACACGCCACTCCTTGACGACTTCATTCACCTCGACCAGATTCAATTCGATCGCCTATCCAGGCGCACTGTGGACCGTAACTGTGACTTCCATAACAACCCGCGAGGAGTTGAGCCGCACGAGATCAAGCCCAAGGATCTGTCGTCGTCGTATCTTATGGCGGATGTCATCCATCCCCACGGGCAGCAGAGCGTCCCTCGTTCACTGTTGTTCGGTATCGATGAACCAGTCGACCGGAGGGGCAACCAGGATCCACGCTTGCGCCTCGCAAAACCCTTCTGGGCGCAGAACCGCGCCCGCTACGCTCACCTGTTCGAGGACACGGCTCTATTCATCATCTTTGGCTGCTCCCTCGGGGGTGTGGATCGATGGTGGTGGGATGCCATTGCGGCTTCGCTTGGGCAGCAACGTGACAGGCATAAGGTCGCGAGGGAGGAATGTCGCGCCCTAAGCCATGAATCTTGCACATACACACCCGAACTGATTATCTACTGGTATAACGGAGGGTCAACCCCGCTGACTGAGGAAGAGGTTCGGGCGAAGTTCTTCGAAGGAGCTGGTTGCCTGGATGACTCAAAGGCCCTCATCCACGTGATCTTGTACGATGACAGAACCGAACGGGTTTGGCTGCGCACCACTGCTCAGCGACCCACGGCGCTGGCACCGGTGTCGTAG
- the ltrA gene encoding group II intron reverse transcriptase/maturase, protein MSEDAPVNVGAAGWPSDARSYLGVRRMQTKLHGWAVTDRGRRFDDLWNLVCDPAFLTMAWERVAGNKGSKTPGVDRVTVARISSGVGVEEFLRDLRAQLRAGEFRPVPVRQVMIPKASGKLRKLGIPTVTDRVVQAALKLVLEPIFEADFKSCSYGFRPNRRAQDAVAEIHHFASKSYEWVLEADIEACFDMIDHTALMDRLRCRIGDKRVLALVKAFLKAGVLTMVGTTEGTITGTPQGGILSPLLANIALSVLDDEFARRWDHEMGTAGKRAWRRDHGKASFRLIRYADDFVIVVKGQQEHAEQLRHEVADVLAPMGLRLSPEKTRVVHIDHGFDFLGFHIRRMRRRGSNKWYVYTLPAKKAIASIRQRVKTMTYRNTLHQDPGYLMDYLGRVLRGWANYFRYAVAKATFAAIDSYTWERITAWLRKKHRRLGWPELRRRYCLPGTWRLAHNGKRFTGAASVPVTRYRYRGYQIPTPWDRPAVTTS, encoded by the coding sequence ATGTCCGAAGACGCGCCGGTGAATGTCGGCGCCGCCGGGTGGCCCAGCGATGCTCGGTCCTATCTGGGGGTACGGAGGATGCAGACCAAGCTGCATGGTTGGGCGGTCACCGATCGTGGTCGCCGGTTCGATGACCTGTGGAACCTTGTGTGTGATCCGGCGTTCTTGACGATGGCGTGGGAACGCGTCGCCGGGAACAAGGGGTCCAAGACTCCCGGGGTGGACCGTGTCACCGTGGCACGGATCAGTTCCGGGGTCGGGGTGGAGGAGTTCCTGCGTGACCTTCGGGCCCAGTTGAGGGCTGGAGAGTTCAGGCCGGTGCCGGTGCGGCAGGTGATGATCCCCAAGGCCAGCGGAAAGCTGCGCAAGTTGGGCATCCCGACCGTGACCGACCGGGTGGTGCAGGCTGCTTTGAAGCTGGTGCTGGAACCCATTTTCGAGGCCGACTTCAAGTCGTGCTCTTATGGGTTCAGACCTAACCGGCGCGCGCAGGACGCGGTCGCCGAGATCCACCACTTCGCGAGCAAATCGTATGAGTGGGTGTTGGAGGCCGACATTGAGGCGTGTTTCGACATGATCGACCACACCGCCTTGATGGACCGGCTCCGGTGCAGGATCGGTGACAAGCGGGTGCTCGCGCTGGTCAAGGCGTTCCTGAAAGCAGGCGTGCTCACCATGGTGGGCACGACCGAGGGGACGATCACCGGCACCCCACAGGGCGGGATCTTGTCCCCGCTGCTGGCCAACATCGCCCTATCAGTCCTCGATGACGAGTTCGCTCGCCGCTGGGACCATGAGATGGGCACGGCCGGTAAGCGGGCCTGGCGCCGTGACCACGGCAAAGCGTCTTTTCGGCTGATCCGTTACGCCGATGACTTCGTCATCGTCGTGAAGGGTCAGCAGGAACACGCCGAGCAGTTGCGTCACGAGGTGGCAGACGTGCTGGCCCCGATGGGGTTGCGTCTGTCTCCGGAGAAGACCCGCGTGGTCCACATCGACCACGGGTTCGACTTCCTCGGTTTCCACATCCGACGGATGCGGAGACGAGGCAGCAACAAGTGGTACGTCTACACCCTGCCCGCGAAGAAGGCGATCGCCTCGATCAGACAGCGGGTGAAGACCATGACCTACAGGAACACCCTGCACCAGGACCCGGGATACCTCATGGACTATCTCGGGCGGGTGCTGCGGGGATGGGCGAACTACTTCCGGTATGCGGTGGCCAAAGCGACCTTCGCCGCGATCGACTCCTACACGTGGGAGCGGATCACGGCATGGCTACGCAAGAAGCACCGCCGACTCGGATGGCCGGAACTCCGCCGCAGGTACTGCCTGCCCGGAACCTGGCGCCTCGCTCACAACGGGAAGAGGTTCACCGGCGCCGCCAGCGTCCCGGTGACCAGGTACCGCTATCGCGGCTACCAGATCCCTACCCCCTGGGACCGGCCAGCTGTCACCACCAGCTGA
- a CDS encoding TIR domain-containing protein, which translates to MIAITRHADFSPLETALLDLWAGEVALEIQAKLNRRYTTQIRSALSRPAPRNGQPGTVFANLTSLLTRAFGVRFGAYFSSCGSTARLEYLTARRRPYNQAHWVTDAGFIELLTSFVKMLQAGAPFFWRQPSSVFDKSTLDHLDVHSVDIRALLVIPINSGTIHLGFWCLFFINEPEVPEEVFDDLVFSDLAIRQASWLMQRRFRAMLVEPIYASRETRVTVGRCAVLMPFMMPWSDRIWSRCIRPYVELLGFDAMRADDLYGRDVMEDIWSMILSAEVVVADITGRNANVFYELGLAHAIGKPVILLTQQTADIPFDLNRYRHVIYEDNADGYETLQKGLSGALGEVLRARNPKDS; encoded by the coding sequence GTGATCGCGATCACACGCCATGCTGATTTTTCGCCACTCGAAACTGCACTTCTTGACCTCTGGGCAGGCGAAGTGGCGCTTGAAATTCAGGCTAAACTGAACCGACGCTATACCACTCAGATTCGATCTGCTCTCTCGCGTCCTGCCCCGAGAAATGGCCAGCCAGGAACTGTCTTCGCGAATCTGACCAGTCTTCTAACACGTGCGTTCGGGGTTCGTTTCGGGGCGTATTTTTCCTCATGCGGATCTACGGCTCGGCTAGAGTATCTTACTGCTCGGAGGCGGCCCTACAACCAGGCACACTGGGTCACCGATGCGGGCTTTATTGAGTTGCTCACCTCTTTCGTAAAAATGCTGCAAGCGGGTGCGCCATTCTTTTGGCGGCAGCCTTCATCGGTTTTTGATAAAAGTACCCTTGATCACCTAGATGTTCATTCAGTGGATATCCGCGCCTTGTTGGTGATTCCTATAAATTCCGGGACGATCCACCTAGGATTCTGGTGCCTGTTCTTCATAAATGAGCCGGAGGTGCCAGAGGAAGTATTCGATGATCTGGTTTTTAGCGATCTAGCTATTCGCCAGGCGAGTTGGCTAATGCAAAGGAGGTTTAGGGCGATGCTTGTTGAGCCGATCTATGCAAGTCGGGAAACGCGCGTGACTGTAGGGAGGTGTGCAGTCCTTATGCCGTTCATGATGCCGTGGTCAGATCGCATCTGGAGTAGGTGTATTCGTCCCTATGTGGAGTTGCTAGGATTCGATGCTATGCGTGCAGATGATCTATATGGCCGCGATGTCATGGAAGACATTTGGAGCATGATTCTGTCGGCAGAGGTCGTGGTCGCAGACATCACTGGTAGGAATGCAAACGTCTTTTATGAACTTGGACTTGCTCATGCAATCGGGAAGCCAGTGATTCTCTTGACGCAGCAGACGGCAGATATTCCATTTGATCTAAATCGCTATCGACATGTCATCTATGAAGATAACGCGGATGGTTACGAAACGCTCCAAAAAGGGTTGTCTGGCGCTTTAGGAGAAGTTTTGAGAGCAAGGAATCCCAAGGACTCATAG
- a CDS encoding ISL3 family transposase, protein MWRPRALLTSRATSWAIGQMRRENASVQGMARQLGCAWRTLWRAVKPILEAAADDEARFAGVTSLGVDEHIWHHVSTKPVDQGGRGPKEFTGMVDLTRDKDGHVRARLLDLVPGRSGEAYKTWLRDRGDRFRKGIEIATLDPFHGYKNAIDDQLEDAVAVLDAFHIVKLGTAAVDEVRRRVQQDIHGHRGRRDDPLYRIRNLLRAGQEHLTDRQKTRLETAFTADDRHVEVEVAWRCAQQLRSVYHQSCHADGRRVAEKILATFPSCLIPEIARLGRTLNQWRDAFLGYFTTGGANNGGTESINGLIELARRVARGFRDPDNYRLRMLLIGGGLRL, encoded by the coding sequence ATGTGGCGACCCAGGGCGCTGCTCACCAGTCGCGCGACGTCGTGGGCGATCGGGCAGATGCGGCGGGAGAACGCCTCGGTCCAGGGGATGGCCCGGCAGCTCGGCTGCGCCTGGAGGACGCTGTGGCGAGCGGTCAAGCCGATCCTTGAAGCCGCCGCCGACGACGAGGCCCGCTTCGCTGGCGTCACCTCGCTGGGCGTCGACGAACATATCTGGCATCACGTCTCCACCAAGCCCGTCGACCAGGGCGGCCGCGGCCCGAAGGAGTTCACCGGCATGGTCGATCTCACCCGCGACAAGGACGGACACGTCCGGGCCCGGCTGCTGGATCTGGTCCCGGGCCGATCCGGTGAGGCCTACAAGACCTGGCTGCGTGACCGCGGCGACAGGTTCCGCAAAGGCATCGAGATCGCCACCCTGGACCCATTCCACGGCTACAAGAACGCCATCGACGACCAACTCGAAGACGCCGTCGCCGTCCTCGACGCGTTCCACATAGTCAAGCTCGGGACCGCTGCTGTCGATGAGGTCCGCCGCCGGGTCCAGCAGGACATCCACGGCCACCGCGGCCGCAGAGACGATCCGCTGTATCGGATTCGGAACCTGCTGCGCGCCGGGCAGGAACACCTCACCGACCGGCAGAAGACACGCCTGGAGACCGCGTTCACCGCCGACGACCGCCACGTCGAAGTCGAGGTCGCCTGGCGCTGCGCCCAACAGCTGCGCTCGGTCTATCACCAGTCCTGTCATGCCGACGGGCGCAGGGTCGCGGAGAAGATCCTGGCCACGTTCCCGTCGTGTCTGATCCCGGAGATCGCCCGCCTCGGCCGGACGCTGAACCAGTGGCGCGACGCGTTCCTGGGCTACTTCACCACCGGCGGCGCGAACAACGGCGGAACCGAATCCATCAACGGGTTGATCGAACTCGCCCGCCGCGTCGCCAGAGGGTTCCGCGACCCAGACAACTACCGCCTCAGAATGCTCCTCATCGGCGGCGGTCTACGACTATGA
- a CDS encoding site-specific integrase: MNDRSLVPVDASLDVSEAVFAQAARAPSTLRGYRSDWREFTTWCDLHGFSALPADDVAISRYISELAVAGAKVGTISRRLSSIKFAHKVRNQADPTQTARVLTVWEGVR; this comes from the coding sequence ATGAATGATCGTTCCTTGGTGCCGGTCGATGCATCGCTGGATGTGAGCGAGGCTGTCTTCGCGCAAGCGGCGCGTGCGCCGTCGACGCTACGTGGCTACCGCTCGGATTGGCGGGAGTTCACCACTTGGTGCGATCTCCATGGGTTTTCCGCTCTGCCGGCTGATGACGTGGCGATCAGCCGCTACATCTCTGAGCTTGCGGTGGCTGGCGCGAAAGTCGGAACGATCAGCCGCCGGCTGTCATCGATCAAGTTCGCACACAAGGTCCGCAACCAGGCGGATCCGACACAGACGGCCCGGGTACTGACCGTGTGGGAAGGGGTCCGCTGA